The Centroberyx gerrardi isolate f3 chromosome 12, fCenGer3.hap1.cur.20231027, whole genome shotgun sequence genome has a window encoding:
- the mfap5 gene encoding microfibril associated protein 5, whose protein sequence is MGSLPMVLLLCSFHALAAVAQAQQAESPEAPVTTILPPNCREEMYPCTRMYSVHRPIKRCIGALCFYSLPRVYVINNEICMRTVCQQDEYLKAELCREMSGWPKRLQRSTYKKRCRNHRSNPKTWANKA, encoded by the exons ATGGGCAGCCTTCCAATGGTCCTGCTCCTCTGCAGTTTCCACG CGCTCGCAGCTGTAGCCCAAGCCCAGCAGGCCG AGAGTCCCGAGGCACCTGTCACCACCATCTTGCCACCCA ACTGTAGGGAGGAGATGTATCCGTGCACCAGGATGTACTCCGTCCACCGGCCCATCAAGAGATGTATTGGCGCTCTCTGCTTCTACAG CCTTCCTCGTGTCTATGTGATCAACAATGAGATCTGTATGAGGACTGTGTGCCAGCAGGATGAGTATCTGAAAG CGGAGCTGTGCAGGGAGATGTCTGGATGGCCCAAGCGCCTTCAGAGGTCAACGTATAAGAAACGGTGCCGCAATCACCGTAGCAACCCCAAAACCTGGGCAAACAAGGCCTGA